Proteins encoded within one genomic window of Bacteroides sedimenti:
- the rimM gene encoding ribosome maturation factor RimM (Essential for efficient processing of 16S rRNA), producing MIRREDVYKIGIFNKPHGIHGELAFTFTDDSFDNGECDYLICLLDGIFVPFFIEEYRFRSDSTALVKLEGIDSTEKARRFTNVDVYFPVKYAEETTMENLSWDFFVGFHVTDKRLGEIGTVVDVDDSTINTLFVIDRNGEELLVPAQEEFILKMDAKKKRMTVNLPDGLLSLEDVETLD from the coding sequence ATGATAAGACGCGAGGACGTATATAAAATAGGAATATTCAATAAGCCGCACGGCATTCATGGTGAATTGGCATTTACCTTTACGGACGATTCGTTCGACAATGGAGAATGCGATTACCTTATCTGTCTGCTTGATGGCATTTTTGTCCCTTTTTTCATCGAAGAATATCGTTTTCGCTCTGATTCTACAGCACTTGTTAAGCTCGAAGGAATTGATTCAACCGAAAAGGCCCGTAGGTTTACCAATGTAGATGTCTATTTTCCTGTAAAATATGCAGAAGAGACGACGATGGAAAACCTCTCCTGGGATTTCTTTGTGGGTTTCCATGTGACAGATAAACGTCTGGGAGAAATTGGTACGGTGGTTGATGTGGATGATTCGACCATTAATACACTCTTTGTAATCGACAGAAATGGCGAGGAATTACTTGTTCCGGCGCAAGAAGAGTTTATCCTGAAAATGGATGCCAAAAAGAAACGGATGACAGTGAATCTACCCGATGGGTTGCTCTCACTTGAGGATGTGGAAACGTTGGATTGA